GTCTTGGATCTCTCTTCGCAATGCAATAAAGAAGTCTAAATAGTTACCATTAGCAACTTCCCTTTCTCAGATTTTATTAAAAGATCAAATTGCATCCTTTTTATCTATCAATTCTCGGAAGATCACAGAGGAGGTAAATGATAAAAATATGTAAATTTTGATTGGAATAAAAACAGAAGAACATGAACCTAAGATTTCATCATACAACATTATCATAACATTGTTACTAACAATACATTTTCACTAATGGTACTTAAAtcttttttctgaaaaaaaattaagtagaagaagaagaagaatgattgAGTGattgagtgagtgagtgagtgagagtGAGTGAGAGATAGATATGTGCATTTTGTGATTGTTTTGAGTTCAACACTTCAATCTatttgttggaacatgttgccatgcattttgtcaaaacaaccgattgtcgaagcagatgccgtggcatctgacctcgtgaagctagggcatcagtcctcagcttgtgtttctgttgtgggccctctgaagatttattgaagatatgttttttgagttacttgaggaacaaGTAGCTGTCGAGAAGGGTTTTGagtgttgggttgttatttgttgaaacaatctttgttaaaagattggtttctatcttttcttgtgcaataagaaaccgaatctatcaagattgcgttttgaattgctgttactgcaatctgtttcttcagcccgtgccaaccctaaagcacatgctaccgctgctgaagtctataaaaggatgaagacctaaaacgtgaagtgTACCGAAGCTGATAAGAGAGAtcgtgtgttttaggatttgttattgtgcttcgtccttgttatttgtgaatcctctttgctcactgattctataaagcaaagaagggttctgtgttgtttgattatattcaaactctgattgttattgtgtttaccaatcactgtggcagtgattgagagaaagtgagaggggctctcatacttaggttgggattctaagtagaaatacactgggtagattaggaagtgaactatgaactgagttgttcatgagtgtctgtaattcctgagtcttgagatagtggatttcctttctttgggtgcaaaccctccagacgtaggtgaaagttttcactgaactgggttaacaattactgtgtgttattgtttctgttgttaagttttgttttcagttaagccgttgtcgaacctcttgtcctagcatcgtgcaggacaattgtatcagagggaacctgaatttacaCTATTGTTTATTATATATAGAACCTTCTAGCCTATGGCTTCTGAAATGTGCTCATAATTGAATGTTTGGAAGAGTCATTTGGGACTTTTGAATTGCTCAGAGAAACTTAAACTTTTAATCATTTTAAACATTCTATGATTctaaaatcagaaaatattaaGTTCAATGTATTTTTTGGATAAGTCTCAAGAATTAAGGAACATAGTAAGTCTTGATTCTATTAAAAGATTAAGTTGCTTTTCAAGAGAGAATAGGTAAGATCTGAGAGGACAAAGGATAAGAAAAACAAGTATCCAATTGATAGTTAAATACAAGAATTAGCAAATTCAAGTTGAGCTACTAGCATATTCCATTTAACCAATCAAGTTTTATTTAGAAACTAGGACTAATCCTGGAAATGACCTTTTGAACTAAAATCTATTAAACtatgatatttaatttttttctacaCCTTCATGTGTTATTTGCCATCGAGTCTACCGAGTCTGAGCCAAAAACGAGTTTACTGTCGAGTCAACCCGTTTTCCACACCTAGACTCGCGAGTCTACCGAGTCATCGAGTATACTCGCGAGTCTGACAACCTTGGTTACTAGGTGTTCTTACATGAACAATGAGGTACTTtctttagggtttatggtagccATTGTTATGAACAAGAGAGAACCTTTTTCATTATGAATGGGGGTtagccttttatagtggggGCTATCACATTTACCATAATCTATTACATTTGGGCTTTGTCTATGGTCTATTGGGTCTTAGTATCAACTCATACGCCTAACTAAGCCTATCTGGACACTAGCGAGCTCCTCCGTTAACTTGCCTTGCCCAGCGTTGTCAAAGAAATGCCACATTAACCCAGAACAACATTCTCCACCTTCACCAATCTTGTGGAAAGAAGAGAAGTTTGGATTTGGTTGGAAACCTGTGGCCAAAGGATATGAATGTGGAATGATATTTGGAGTTGGCTTGGGATATTATGTATTCTCAATCGGAAAGCCTCAATGGCTTGTGAGGATGTTTGGAGGTCAGCTTAATAAGAAGGTGAAAAAGAGGATAAAAAACAGGACTCGTGGAACAATAAATCAACTGGTTCAGATGTCATAACCTTAGAGTTATAGCAGTTGttatctcttttatttttgttctacttttattatgaaaataaatttgagTTTGAGAACTTTCTCAACTTGTTTATTGTAATTTGAATTTGGGGTATAAAATGGGTATTGTTAGACTTGTTTAGTTTGTTCTTTTGTATTAGGATTTTTGTATTTTGTAGGCTTCGACACTTGGGATATTGGTTTGTTTTTCCTTATGTAAATCCCTAGTGTGTGGTTGTTGCCTCCGTAAgtgaattaattaataaagcTAATTAGGAGGTTCCGTcctcctttcaaaaaaaaaagaaattttaatttGGGGTGAGTTTGCTGTGTGAATgtaatattttacttttatttggtCTTATTATATAAGTGATATTTAATAAAATTGCAAAGATGGAGTGTGTATTAGttgaaggcttaattgcaactttggtccctaacgtttaccaatgccacgattttggtcccccacctaatttaattacatggatggtccccgacgttgtaggtcgtgtgcaacgttagtcctaccgtttatttcttaatggaggaggcttacgtggacgtccagttggagagagaaatgaggtatgaggagagagggaagcacgtgagtatcacgtgacccttatctgaacccattatacccaaacccttgacctccctggaacgaagaaggtaacgcgatttagatccctagggtttcagatttgggtataatggatttatataaggttcacgtgagttcacgtgatactcacgcgCTCCCCTCTCTCCTCGGATCTCCTTTTTCTcaccaactagacgtccacgtaagcctcctccattaagaaataaacggtaggactaacgttgcacgcaacctacaacgtcggggaccatccatgtaattaaattaagtgagggaccaaaatcgtggcattggtaaacgtcggggaccaaagttgtaattaagccttaGTTGAAAGGTTTTTTATCACACGTACTCTTgaatccctttcaagattcaattgtagtatagcttATATCGCatccacagggaattggaaatacAATGTCGCTCTTTAGCAAAATCGCTTAAGCAATAGATTCAAATTTTTTGTTTAGAGATTGTTCTTAACTAGCAACTAATAGCACATGTAAAAGTGAATAAGCGGAAGTTTAAATGGATTGAAAACAATTAGAGAAAACTGTTGGAATTGGTTGTCACCGATTAACTCAAATGCATTCTAAGATTTCATATATAAACTTTTTCCTATGGTTGGTTTCATCACATCTTGTCTTATTTTACTACACGGTCTCCTAATGCGAAGTTTATCGTTTcaccgaattaaccctcaatctCTTGATTGATTAACAAAGCAAACAGCATTACCCACAGATGTTAGTTTGACTAATGATCTAATCTTATCTCTAGATCTTAGATTCATTAGATGATATCAACCTAGATCAAATTCAAATAGCTAGTTCTCACTATACTATCAAACCAAAActcatgttctaggtgatcaaaCTAAAACAAGCATTAAGCACAAGGTGTATCATTGAAACCATGTATAGAAACAGATTTATATATAAAGATCAAAGTGAATACATCAAAATCAAAAGGCTAAAACCAATTCCAACAAGAAAAGCTTAGTTATCTATAGACAAGGATACTATATAGACTTACAAAGAGAATTAAGGAAGATTGATGATTTCGTGTCGTCCTTGGCGTGTCTCCCGCCCAATGGAAGGTGTTGGAACCCTAAAATTCTTCCTTTCTTGCTCCTCTTTCAGTATCTGTTTCTCTCTCAAGCTTCTCTCTCTATTTTGTGTTTTCCAAATGTTCAAAACTGTCCAAAACACATCAGATTCGAGCTTTTTATATCCCTGATCGGCCTTGGTTTGCTCAAGCCAAGCTAAGTTGGCTCAAGTGAACCTTTCTTCATGCTGAAGTAGTTAAAACCGCCTTCAGTTGGCTCAAGCGAACCATGCTGAAAATCTACAGTAAAATACTATctttgttcctaattataagacctaatacaaaaaattacgcttattaagaaaacattaaatgtatctaattaatgtattggttttttaatatttcatctTTAACCTttatcattttctctcactaattaatggTAGATGATAATTAAAACTTTCGAATTGAAAACACACAATTAAAACTTGCGAATAAGCATGTGATGGGGGGGGGGGTGAGCGGTTATCCCTTCTATTTTTACTTCTTCgtatttatttaactttttagtaaatataaatatttaaaaacaataaaaagaaataaataagagaATAACAAAATGTTTATTACTTTTTCCTAATTTTAAGTGTTTATTTTTTATCGACTAGAAAAATGATTGGACCGGGTGAGTAGTAGCCTGCTTAAATTTTACCCTGGCCAACCCTACTACCAACTAGTTGGTGGGATATATCTGCAAACTCTACATTTTAGTTAGAGTAAAGATGAAGGGGAAAAAAAGTTAGAGTGAGATGAAACTTTTGAATTAAAGTGTGTTGATATCTTAACATCTTATCATAAAATGAGGATTTATTCATGAATCTCTCACCTAAAACTAAAAGAGTATTTGGCGGTTGTTGCAACATATGTCTTGACTGATTCCTAATGATATAACAACATTTCATGATGTTACCTTAACTTCCCCGTAAATCAACAGCTACATCAACATACGAAACAGACAAGTGTTACTTATAATAATACCCTCACCAAGAGTTCAAGTATTTTGAATCGAGAAACACGTGTTGCCAAATTGGTGGAAGCCATTTCAAATGCACATTCTCCCTAGAACATGAAGAAGCAAATGTTCTTcacttccttttttttcttctttttctcttttgttccttAGAAACCCCTCCATGAAGAATGTCAATGTTCTGTTTTCTAGACACCCTTCAACACATTGATTGTGTTTAAAGCAACTAGGCCTATTAATTAATCCATATATACATGCCCCTTTTTTCCTTTGCCTTTCTGCTTTGGCTTCTTTTTGTGATTGGAACAGTATTGTGGAATCAAAAGAGGGTCCCTTGCGCATTTTGATTAAATATGTGATCCAAGTCCATGAATAAGCTTGGTTGCTATGGGGTGGTTGGATTCCCTGTTTGGGGAAGGACGAAAAGTTATTAAAAGGAAGGACAGTGATGCTGGAGaagcaggtttttttttatttcttagctCATATATCATTGTTTTTTATTACGTGCATAGTTTTATataatgtatcaaaaaaaaaattagttttataTAATGTATATCAAATTTTAGTTTTTACCTCAATTCATGTGTTCTTGAATTTCTAGGATTAGCTTTTCAACTTTGCTATGGTCAATTATTCAGAGATTAGATTTAAACTCTCTTAAGCTAATTATTACTTTCCCTTGGCCATTATGTGTGAGATTATATTTTATCAGCCAAGAAGATGGTGTTTTATATGTGCTATTTTATTTTCTGCAAATTTGGTTGATGTTCACACTACCCAATTCCAAAAATGGAATCATCTTTTAGAACCACTTTGTGAATGAATATGAAATAGAAACAAAGATTATATGACATTAATGACAATACCCTTGGTCTCAATACCAATATAAACCACACTATAAAACCCCTGTTGGAAGAGTTGGACCTACCATAATGTGAATATTTTCGGCTCGAACAGCATTAGCATTGTCTTCAGAATACCCAAAAAAAAGCGAAAAATGCAGGTTCTCATGGTTCAAATGATTAGGTAGAGCACTGGAGGAGATAAGAGGTTCTTTGTACAATGAGCTCCGGACCTCAGAAGGAGCCAAGCGCCAACAACAAAGATACTGTGGACCAACGGTGGCATTGACCTTCAACTTCATGGTTGCAGTTGGGATTATCATGGCAAACAAATTGGTAGGAAATTTATGTTGTGATGCCCTTTTTGGAAGTTCAGCCTATTTGATTAACAGTTCAAGCGCCTTTGGGATAGTTTGTTCATATAACTCTGTTGACAGGTAATGGGAAAAGTTGGCTTCAACTTCCCAATTTTCCTCACATTTGTTCACTACATCACCGCATGGCTTCTACTTGCCATTTTCAAGGCACTCGCGGTGCTTCCCGTCTCTCCTCCATCTAAAACAACTCCATTTTCTTCTATATTTGCACTTGGAGCTGTTATGGCTTTTGCATCTGGCCTTGCAAACACAAGCCTCAAGTATAACAGGTTGCTCCTCTTGCTTTAACATAGATTCTAGttggataaaaattaaatagcaCTTATCGGAGCTTATCAGCTAGAAAAAATACTGAATAAGCttcaataagtgctctttgatCCGCATCCAAACAGGCtcataattatattaaaatacttGGAACTTTCCTGTTAGCTGACAATCCACCTCATGCAGTGTTGGTTTCTACCAAATGGCTAAGATTGCTGTTACCCCAACAATTGTTCTAGCAGAGTTCATTCTTTTTGGGAAAACCATTTCTTTTAAAAAGGTCAAGAACCATGCTCcatcctttctttttctttttctctttcttaaattatttcaaatatGTGAAAAAGGACTATTCCATTTCCAGCACCTTCCTTATTTTTCTTATACACTAATCATGTCATTGCAATGATGCAGGTTTTGGCTTTGGCTGTGGTATCAGCAGGTGTAGCAGTTGCAACTGTGACAGATTTAGAGTTCAATTTTTTTGGTGCTATAGTTGCAGTTATATGGATAATCCCAAGTGCCATAAACAAGATTTTATGGTCTACCTTGCAACAACAAGGCAATTGGACAGCTCTCGCGTAAGTACTAGTAGTAACTACCCAATTCCTCCTTGAAAAAATTTAAGTTTTCAATGCTAAGACTCAAGACTTTCTCATTGTAGATTGATGTGGAAGACCACACCAATCACAGTTTTCTTCCTAGTGGCATTGATGCCATGGATAGATCCACCAGGAATCTTATCCTTCAAGTGGGATGTAAACAACTCAACTACCATTATGGTATCTGCTCTCCTTGGTTTTCTCTTACAGTGGTCTGGTGCCTTGGCATTGGGGTGAGACTACTTTCCTCTTCCAATTGAAAGATTCAGGGAAAATGATTTATagtgagaaaggaaaagaagatATAGAACTAATAAATGTGATAAGAAGAGGGAAAATTAATGAATGTGATAAGAACAGAGAGAAGTAATTGATTTGATATATTGTAGATATGATAAGAAGATAGAGATAGAGAAAAACAAATGAGGTGTTTTTGGAGTGTCTGCAATATTTGGGTGTGTAAGTATCGTTACTGAAGATTAAGTGATGTACACTATTCATCTATATGATATACAGTAGTacagaagatgaaattttggtACATTTTTATTAACTCTTAAAATGTAAATAGTATCCAGGTAATTAGTGGAATACAAACTTTTCCAAACAAATTATGGGACAGAAATAATATCCCCTAGTCTGCCAGCCCAAGTTGGTGATATGAGTGAGTTAAAATTGTTTGGAAAACTATGTATCATCTTTTAACACATGCTTCTACTTCTGATAAATATTTTTGCTCCTTGCTGGAGTGAGCTTAGTTAAGATTAGCTAACATCATTTGATGAATCAATGCAGGGCTACTTCTGCTACAACCCATGTTGTTTTAGGACAGTTTAAGACTTGTGTCATTCTGCTGGGAGGCTATCTATTATTCAAGTCAGATCCTGGGGTTATAAGCATAAGTGGAGCTGTTGTTGCTCTCTCTGGAATGTCAATTTACACAACATTAAACCTGCAAGAGTCTCAGGAAAGTACAAGCAAGCAGCTTCCAAAGCAAGTTTCACCACCTCCCCAAAAGCCTAAATCAGCTAATGAAGACAGTGAAGATTTGAATGTAAATATTACTTCCGTTGTTGTCTGAGTCATACAA
This is a stretch of genomic DNA from Lotus japonicus ecotype B-129 chromosome 1, LjGifu_v1.2. It encodes these proteins:
- the LOC130732976 gene encoding nucleotide-sugar uncharacterized transporter 2 isoform X1, with protein sequence MGWLDSLFGEGRKVIKRKDSDAGEAGRALEEIRGSLYNELRTSEGAKRQQQRYCGPTVALTFNFMVAVGIIMANKLVMGKVGFNFPIFLTFVHYITAWLLLAIFKALAVLPVSPPSKTTPFSSIFALGAVMAFASGLANTSLKYNSVGFYQMAKIAVTPTIVLAEFILFGKTISFKKVLALAVVSAGVAVATVTDLEFNFFGAIVAVIWIIPSAINKILWSTLQQQGNWTALALMWKTTPITVFFLVALMPWIDPPGILSFKWDVNNSTTIMVSALLGFLLQWSGALALGATSATTHVVLGQFKTCVILLGGYLLFKSDPGVISISGAVVALSGMSIYTTLNLQESQESTSKQLPKQVSPPPQKPKSANEDSEDLNVNITSVVV
- the LOC130732976 gene encoding nucleotide-sugar uncharacterized transporter 2 isoform X2 yields the protein MVAVGIIMANKLVMGKVGFNFPIFLTFVHYITAWLLLAIFKALAVLPVSPPSKTTPFSSIFALGAVMAFASGLANTSLKYNSVGFYQMAKIAVTPTIVLAEFILFGKTISFKKVLALAVVSAGVAVATVTDLEFNFFGAIVAVIWIIPSAINKILWSTLQQQGNWTALALMWKTTPITVFFLVALMPWIDPPGILSFKWDVNNSTTIMVSALLGFLLQWSGALALGATSATTHVVLGQFKTCVILLGGYLLFKSDPGVISISGAVVALSGMSIYTTLNLQESQESTSKQLPKQVSPPPQKPKSANEDSEDLNVNITSVVV